The following are encoded together in the Robertmurraya sp. FSL R5-0851 genome:
- a CDS encoding AraC family transcriptional regulator: MDKKNVIINSEKDIERMNRLTNYIQQHYMNPITLQELADTEELTAPYLSRYFQHHMGQSFIKYINGIRLEHAVRFLLETDRPIIQIALECGFPNLNSFHKLFKDTFHTTPYQYRKKQVHTKTSIRPTELSGITGYEFTEEEDYHELYNLLS; encoded by the coding sequence GTGGATAAGAAGAATGTTATTATCAACTCTGAAAAAGATATTGAACGGATGAATCGATTAACCAATTACATACAGCAGCACTATATGAATCCCATTACACTTCAAGAGTTGGCGGATACTGAGGAACTTACGGCTCCCTATTTATCAAGGTATTTCCAACATCATATGGGACAGTCGTTTATTAAATATATAAATGGGATTCGCTTAGAACATGCGGTGCGGTTTTTGTTAGAAACCGATCGGCCCATCATCCAAATCGCGTTAGAGTGTGGCTTTCCTAATTTAAATTCCTTTCATAAACTGTTTAAAGACACATTTCACACAACCCCTTATCAATATCGAAAAAAACAAGTGCACACTAAAACTTCCATTCGACCTACGGAATTAAGCGGAATAACAGGTTATGAATTCACTGAGGAAGAGGATTACCATGAACTGTATAACCTTTTAAGCTAA
- a CDS encoding transposase: MKRIKHSKEFKLQVIKEAQDTGKNTLVARRYDLNPNMVSRWVREYKDGKFGEVDVAVLPDIDSKELSKENEKLKMLLGEKDLEIAILRDLIKKKNPHLLKSMK, from the coding sequence ATGAAACGAATAAAACATTCTAAAGAATTTAAATTACAAGTCATCAAGGAAGCCCAAGACACAGGGAAGAATACCCTTGTAGCTCGCCGGTATGATCTGAATCCCAATATGGTTAGTCGCTGGGTTCGTGAATACAAAGATGGTAAATTTGGTGAAGTAGATGTGGCTGTGCTGCCAGATATAGACTCCAAAGAATTATCCAAAGAAAATGAAAAACTTAAAATGTTATTAGGTGAAAAAGACCTTGAAATAGCGATCCTGAGGGATCTTATAAAAAAGAAAAACCCTCACTTGCTGAAAAGCATGAAGTAG
- a CDS encoding IS3 family transposase, with protein sequence MQKGYSISKVLKIIGIPRSTYYYQKNYRVEEKKVSEGRPAPGYSIQEDGQKISDEQIKEFLLEEIAGDCYNYGYRKLTKVLRRKYKLKINKKKVYRICKELGILRPQRQKKVSYPRKLARNRIITRSNQLWEADIKYGFIEGEDRFFFVMSIIDVYDRGIITYHMGLSCTGDDVKQTLKRALLKRQQYDELEKPVIRTDNGPQFISHTFEKFCEDSKIEHERIPPRTPNMNAHIESFHRIFEDDCLSRWQFETYTEAYQEVMNFMEFYNERRMHSSILDLSPKEFYQKQDSLVIKEVRV encoded by the coding sequence ATTCAAAAAGGCTACTCGATTTCAAAGGTGCTTAAAATCATAGGTATTCCTCGATCCACATACTATTATCAAAAGAATTATCGTGTTGAGGAGAAAAAAGTAAGTGAGGGACGTCCAGCACCAGGTTATTCGATCCAAGAGGACGGTCAAAAGATATCAGACGAACAGATTAAAGAATTTCTACTAGAAGAGATTGCCGGTGATTGCTATAACTATGGTTATCGCAAACTCACTAAGGTCTTAAGGCGAAAATACAAACTTAAAATTAACAAGAAAAAAGTATACCGGATTTGTAAAGAATTGGGCATCTTACGCCCACAGCGCCAAAAGAAAGTCTCATACCCTAGGAAACTAGCAAGAAATCGCATTATTACAAGATCTAATCAGCTATGGGAAGCTGACATTAAATATGGCTTTATCGAAGGTGAGGATCGCTTTTTCTTTGTCATGTCCATCATCGATGTTTATGACAGGGGCATCATTACCTATCATATGGGATTAAGCTGCACTGGAGATGATGTCAAACAGACACTGAAAAGGGCATTATTAAAACGCCAACAATATGATGAATTGGAAAAACCTGTAATCCGAACAGACAATGGACCGCAGTTTATTTCCCATACTTTTGAAAAGTTTTGTGAAGATTCCAAAATTGAGCACGAAAGAATTCCACCAAGAACACCAAATATGAATGCTCATATTGAGTCTTTCCATCGCATTTTTGAGGACGATTGCCTATCCAGATGGCAGTTTGAAACCTACACAGAAGCATATCAAGAAGTCATGAATTTTATGGAGTTCTACAACGAGAGACGTATGCATTCTAGTATACTAGATTTGTCACCAAAGGAATTCTATCAAAAACAAGATTCATTGGTGATCAAGGAGGTTCGGGTGTAA
- a CDS encoding MurR/RpiR family transcriptional regulator, whose product MTLLDKLEHKQGFTDTEIRIADFILINQEDVPNMYIQELAENTFTSHSAIIRLCQKLGFSGYRNFKGALIHEIQSNKHTITHVDPNFPFLPTDSSINIAKKMADLTIETIRKTMGKLDKEELNKAVEMIRNAKRIYLFGNGDSQIRARSFQNKFIKINKHLIIADEYGEGIWNTLSMDKLDCAIFISYTGNSVSHMKIIKYLASMKIPSIMLTSNSESTMSKLCNLTIEVPHDEYDNFKVGTFSSQISFEYILDTLFSIIYAKDYTSNLNDLKKKEEAIKKWDLL is encoded by the coding sequence ATGACATTATTAGATAAGCTTGAACACAAGCAAGGGTTTACTGACACTGAAATAAGAATTGCTGATTTCATTTTAATAAACCAAGAAGATGTCCCAAATATGTATATCCAAGAGCTGGCAGAGAATACCTTTACATCCCACTCTGCAATCATTAGGCTTTGTCAGAAATTAGGATTTTCTGGGTATAGAAATTTCAAAGGAGCATTGATCCATGAAATTCAAAGTAATAAGCATACTATTACACATGTTGATCCTAACTTTCCTTTTCTCCCAACTGATAGTTCTATCAACATTGCCAAAAAAATGGCTGATTTGACGATTGAAACTATAAGAAAAACGATGGGGAAATTGGATAAGGAAGAATTAAATAAAGCAGTAGAAATGATTAGGAATGCGAAACGAATTTATCTATTTGGCAATGGAGATTCCCAGATTCGTGCTCGTAGCTTTCAAAACAAATTTATTAAAATTAATAAGCACTTAATTATCGCTGATGAATATGGAGAAGGAATATGGAATACGTTAAGCATGGACAAATTGGATTGTGCCATTTTTATTAGTTATACTGGGAATTCAGTTTCACACATGAAAATAATCAAATATCTCGCTTCAATGAAAATTCCTTCAATCATGTTAACTAGTAATTCTGAATCAACAATGTCTAAACTATGTAATTTGACAATTGAGGTCCCACATGACGAATATGACAATTTCAAAGTAGGAACATTTTCTTCTCAAATATCGTTTGAGTATATCCTTGATACGCTTTTTTCAATTATCTATGCGAAAGATTACACAAGTAACCTCAATGATTTAAAGAAAAAGGAAGAGGCAATTAAAAAATGGGACCTACTTTAA
- a CDS encoding HAD family hydrolase → MKKAIFLDIDGTLVNDKLIIPESAKLAVQKAKENGHLVFICTGRPKSLISPDILEVGFDGIIGSAGGYIEMDQEVLLHVNVKKEDVKHVVDFFNHHGIEFNLESNIGIFTGKNGNTRMRSILEQLHKADPNSKIDLEKGFESIFDTIIESEDLLRDDINKISFFGSKLPLERIKEEFESKFTVIPSTVAAFGENCGEISILGVNKATGIEKIINHLNIKKEDTFGYGDSWNDLEMIEFVHYGIAMGNANEAVKKIANDVTDTHDDDGIYNSFKKYGLI, encoded by the coding sequence ATGAAAAAGGCTATTTTTTTGGACATCGATGGAACTTTGGTTAACGATAAACTTATCATCCCTGAATCAGCCAAACTTGCCGTACAAAAGGCTAAAGAAAATGGCCACCTTGTTTTTATTTGTACAGGAAGGCCAAAATCGCTAATTTCCCCTGATATACTGGAAGTTGGGTTTGATGGGATTATCGGTTCTGCTGGAGGGTACATAGAAATGGACCAAGAGGTGTTATTACACGTAAATGTTAAAAAAGAGGATGTAAAGCATGTTGTAGACTTTTTTAACCATCATGGCATCGAGTTTAATCTCGAATCAAACATCGGTATATTTACTGGTAAAAACGGTAACACTCGTATGCGTTCCATTTTAGAACAATTACATAAAGCTGATCCTAATTCAAAAATAGACTTAGAAAAAGGATTTGAGTCTATTTTCGATACAATTATTGAGAGTGAAGACTTACTTAGAGATGATATTAATAAGATTTCCTTTTTTGGGTCAAAATTACCACTCGAGAGGATAAAAGAAGAATTCGAATCTAAATTCACGGTCATTCCTAGTACAGTAGCTGCTTTCGGAGAAAATTGTGGTGAAATATCCATTCTTGGTGTAAATAAGGCGACAGGTATCGAAAAGATCATTAATCACTTAAACATAAAAAAAGAGGATACCTTCGGATATGGCGATAGCTGGAATGATTTAGAAATGATAGAATTCGTCCACTACGGAATCGCAATGGGAAATGCAAATGAAGCAGTTAAGAAAATAGCTAATGATGTGACAGATACACATGATGATGATGGTATCTATAATAGTTTCAAAAAATATGGCTTGATCTAA
- the pfkA gene encoding 6-phosphofructokinase, translated as MRRIAVLTSGGDSPGMNAAIRAVVLRGIDKGLEVFGVYNGYEGLLEGNIVPMDQKFVDGIIQRGGTILRTSRSERFKLDESQHEAIQNLKDLNIDGLVVIGGDGSFQGALKLCEKGLPVVGIPGTIDNDISGTDYSIGFNTAVSTAIDAIDKIRDTAYSHEKTSIVEVMGRGAGDIALWAGLCSEAESIIIPEATYDIKDVIARIHTARDRGQKDCIIIVAEGVCSAEDIKKELQDHIQLDTRVVVLGFLQRGGTPTAYDRMIGSQMGAKAVDILISGEHGSMVSVKNGKITYTTFEQASTEIHEIDMSLYQLALSLSM; from the coding sequence ATGAGAAGAATTGCTGTACTAACTAGTGGTGGAGATTCTCCTGGAATGAATGCTGCCATTCGAGCGGTAGTTTTGAGAGGGATCGATAAGGGGTTAGAAGTATTCGGTGTTTACAATGGTTATGAGGGTCTGTTAGAAGGAAATATCGTTCCGATGGATCAAAAGTTTGTTGATGGAATTATACAGCGTGGGGGAACGATACTACGTACATCAAGAAGTGAGCGATTTAAATTGGATGAATCGCAGCATGAAGCAATACAAAATTTAAAGGATTTAAATATTGATGGACTTGTTGTAATAGGTGGAGATGGATCTTTTCAAGGTGCGTTGAAATTATGTGAAAAGGGACTACCTGTTGTGGGCATACCTGGAACCATCGATAATGATATATCTGGTACAGATTATTCAATAGGTTTTAATACAGCAGTAAGTACTGCAATTGATGCGATTGATAAAATTCGTGATACTGCTTATTCACACGAAAAAACTTCAATTGTGGAGGTTATGGGACGTGGTGCGGGGGACATTGCCTTATGGGCTGGACTTTGTTCGGAAGCAGAATCAATCATTATTCCGGAGGCAACTTACGATATTAAAGATGTCATTGCCCGTATTCATACGGCAAGGGATCGTGGACAAAAGGATTGTATCATCATTGTTGCAGAGGGTGTGTGTAGTGCTGAGGATATAAAAAAAGAGTTACAAGACCACATACAACTAGATACTAGGGTGGTTGTACTAGGATTCTTACAACGTGGTGGGACGCCTACTGCCTATGATCGGATGATAGGTAGTCAAATGGGAGCAAAAGCTGTGGATATCCTAATTAGTGGGGAACATGGAAGTATGGTTAGTGTAAAGAATGGTAAAATCACTTATACCACTTTTGAACAAGCTTCGACAGAAATACACGAAATTGATATGTCATTGTATCAATTAGCACTTAGTTTATCCATGTAG
- a CDS encoding phospholipase D-like domain-containing protein, which translates to MIILIFYLLYITIFGIVIFKYKHPQVSSAYKEQHKVERFYGNDTFQDRVILLEEKTFSGIARVNLMENAQESIDIAYYAIHKGYITDLIFGMILDAADRGVKVRILLDGIFHGFRFGLKDLHYALVNHPNIEVKFYEPFNPLLPWTWNNRLHDKIFVVDNKYALIGGRNIGNRYFVEEGEKNPTNDRDVLIINTDPKTKEGGVLYQMEGYFNEVWDHPITKTPIDKLSSRQEKKAEETTQQLKEKLENLRKTDKKLFNTYYDWIKMSLPTKKVTFIHNPIQRFNKEPWAWYDLTNLMKNSKKSLVIQSPYVIPTKAMRDYMGPLQVPPEKTTILTNSMASTANVMAYSGHIKHINGMVKKGVNVLEYQGPDSIHAKTFIFDDRLSAIGAFNVDSRSAFVNTESMVVIDSVEFTKDLGKEMDQYFKKSLKVAKDQSYIEDPDLKPGKVSGVKSFGIKVLSYITGLFQHLL; encoded by the coding sequence ATGATTATTCTCATTTTTTATCTACTGTATATTACCATATTCGGAATTGTTATTTTTAAATATAAACATCCACAAGTTAGTAGTGCCTATAAAGAACAGCACAAAGTGGAAAGATTCTATGGAAATGACACATTCCAGGATCGCGTGATTCTACTGGAAGAAAAAACGTTTTCAGGGATTGCCCGTGTCAACTTAATGGAAAATGCACAGGAGTCTATTGATATCGCCTATTATGCGATTCATAAAGGATACATTACCGATTTAATATTCGGAATGATTCTGGATGCGGCCGATCGCGGCGTAAAGGTACGAATCCTCTTGGATGGAATTTTCCATGGTTTTAGATTTGGTCTAAAAGATCTTCACTATGCCTTGGTCAATCATCCAAATATCGAGGTTAAATTTTACGAACCCTTCAATCCTTTACTCCCTTGGACTTGGAATAATAGACTTCATGATAAAATATTTGTTGTCGACAATAAGTATGCACTGATCGGCGGCAGAAATATCGGAAATCGTTATTTTGTTGAAGAAGGAGAAAAAAACCCTACGAATGATCGGGATGTTCTGATCATTAACACGGATCCCAAGACAAAGGAAGGCGGTGTGTTGTATCAAATGGAAGGCTATTTTAATGAAGTCTGGGACCATCCCATTACAAAGACTCCAATTGATAAGCTTTCCTCACGCCAAGAAAAGAAAGCAGAAGAAACTACCCAACAATTAAAAGAGAAGCTCGAGAATTTAAGAAAAACGGATAAAAAGTTATTCAATACCTATTATGATTGGATAAAAATGTCCCTTCCTACTAAAAAAGTCACCTTTATTCATAACCCAATACAAAGATTTAATAAAGAGCCTTGGGCTTGGTATGATTTAACGAATCTCATGAAAAATTCGAAAAAGTCCTTAGTCATCCAAAGCCCGTATGTGATTCCTACGAAAGCTATGCGCGATTATATGGGTCCGTTACAAGTACCTCCAGAAAAGACAACTATTTTAACGAACTCAATGGCATCAACAGCTAATGTGATGGCTTATTCAGGACATATTAAACATATCAACGGGATGGTCAAAAAGGGTGTCAATGTACTGGAATATCAGGGGCCTGACTCCATCCATGCCAAAACATTTATCTTTGATGATCGCTTAAGTGCCATTGGAGCATTTAATGTGGATTCCCGGTCGGCGTTTGTAAATACCGAGTCCATGGTCGTCATTGACAGCGTGGAATTTACCAAAGATCTCGGAAAGGAAATGGACCAATACTTTAAAAAGAGCTTAAAGGTAGCAAAGGATCAGTCGTATATAGAGGACCCTGACTTAAAGCCTGGTAAAGTAAGTGGGGTTAAGTCATTCGGAATAAAAGTACTATCCTATATAACGGGTTTATTTCAGCATTTATTATAG
- a CDS encoding D-glycero-alpha-D-manno-heptose-1,7-bisphosphate 7-phosphatase, whose amino-acid sequence MGKRAVFLDRDGVINEVLTERVKFVNKPTELFFLPGVSEAIRKLNKVFGDNIFVVTNQGGVGLGFMKANQLETIHEHMIGELKKEGAVIKDVAYCPHKPKAGCECRKPGSKMITDLAEKYQIDLAQSYMVGDTDTDIQAGKKVGTKGVFLGDSDPLADAVFPDLLSASDWIIEDATKS is encoded by the coding sequence GTGGGTAAACGAGCGGTATTTTTAGATAGAGATGGCGTCATAAACGAAGTCTTAACAGAAAGAGTGAAATTTGTAAACAAGCCCACGGAATTATTTTTCTTACCTGGTGTTTCAGAGGCAATTCGGAAGTTAAATAAAGTGTTTGGAGACAATATTTTTGTTGTGACTAATCAAGGGGGAGTCGGGTTAGGGTTCATGAAAGCGAATCAACTCGAAACGATCCATGAACACATGATAGGTGAACTTAAAAAGGAGGGAGCAGTCATTAAAGATGTGGCCTACTGCCCTCATAAACCAAAAGCGGGATGTGAATGCAGAAAACCTGGCTCCAAAATGATTACTGACTTAGCCGAAAAATATCAGATTGACCTAGCACAGTCTTATATGGTCGGTGATACGGACACAGACATCCAAGCAGGAAAGAAAGTAGGAACAAAAGGTGTTTTTCTTGGAGACAGTGACCCATTAGCTGATGCTGTCTTTCCTGATTTATTAAGTGCATCTGATTGGATTATTGAAGATGCTACAAAATCTTGA
- a CDS encoding cupin domain-containing protein — MKYPYESAVIKEEVPVFALMTSVKYVAMHWHDRIELLLVLKGQIHVYVGREEYVLKEHDLLLINSNEVHGVESDQENKLLLIQIPITFIKKFYTNIEDESFHCQSFQSMDQQSYNKIRPLLAHLMLAVKRKEENYEIKVHSLLLDVVYQLVTHKPQNELGQ; from the coding sequence ATGAAATACCCATATGAAAGCGCTGTAATTAAAGAAGAGGTTCCTGTATTCGCATTAATGACGAGTGTGAAGTATGTAGCGATGCATTGGCATGACAGAATTGAATTATTATTAGTTTTAAAAGGACAAATACATGTGTATGTGGGAAGAGAGGAGTATGTGCTTAAGGAACATGACCTTTTGCTCATTAACAGTAATGAAGTTCATGGGGTGGAGTCAGATCAAGAGAATAAACTGTTACTTATTCAGATACCTATCACCTTTATAAAAAAATTTTACACTAATATTGAAGACGAATCTTTCCATTGTCAGTCCTTTCAGAGTATGGACCAACAATCCTATAATAAAATTCGACCTCTGCTTGCCCATCTAATGTTAGCTGTCAAAAGAAAAGAAGAAAATTATGAAATTAAGGTGCACTCTCTTCTATTAGATGTGGTGTATCAACTGGTTACTCATAAGCCCCAAAATGAACTTGGACAATAA
- a CDS encoding Rrf2 family transcriptional regulator, with product MSISSRFTVGVHILTLIELNKDGISSSEFLAGSVNTNPSLIRKIMGMLKKAALIEVQPGIAGAKLAKEPATITLLDVYKAVDVVKEKELFSLHDNPHPDCPVGRNIQHSITPILSAAQFALEKVLGNVTIEEVLKDIVEKENNNS from the coding sequence ATGTCCATTAGTAGTCGTTTTACTGTTGGGGTTCATATATTAACTCTTATTGAATTAAATAAAGACGGAATTAGCTCATCAGAATTCTTAGCTGGGAGCGTCAACACAAACCCATCATTGATCAGAAAAATTATGGGGATGCTCAAAAAAGCTGCACTAATAGAAGTACAACCAGGAATTGCTGGAGCAAAACTTGCGAAGGAACCAGCTACCATTACCTTACTTGACGTTTATAAGGCAGTTGATGTGGTTAAGGAAAAAGAACTATTCAGTTTACATGATAATCCCCACCCGGATTGTCCAGTCGGCAGAAATATTCAACATTCGATTACTCCTATATTATCAGCGGCTCAATTTGCTTTAGAAAAGGTATTAGGAAATGTGACTATTGAAGAGGTTCTTAAAGATATTGTCGAAAAAGAGAATAATAACAGTTAA
- a CDS encoding SDR family oxidoreductase encodes MKLLVTGATGKLGTKVVETLLKTVPANQLAISVRNPEKAEGFQSRGVEVRQGDFDHPETLDSAFAGIDRLLLISADGDNDTRIRQHSNAVAAAKRAGVKFIVYTSIANALESKNFLAPTHKATEEAIIQTGIPYSFLRNNWYLENETSSIQGVLAGAPWVTSAGEGRVGWALQQDYAEAAAIVLSGEGHENTVYELSGKLLTQEEIAAALGTVLGKEVPVQQVDDATYADIMKGAGVPDFLIPFVVNIQKDIREGTLEIESNDFEKLLGRPATSIIEGLGQIVKSIS; translated from the coding sequence ATGAAATTATTAGTAACTGGTGCAACAGGTAAATTAGGAACGAAAGTGGTTGAAACCTTATTAAAAACGGTACCGGCCAATCAACTAGCTATTAGTGTTCGTAACCCGGAGAAAGCGGAAGGATTTCAATCTCGTGGAGTAGAAGTTCGTCAAGGCGATTTTGACCATCCGGAAACATTAGATTCTGCTTTTGCAGGTATCGACAGACTTTTATTGATCTCTGCTGATGGAGATAATGACACAAGAATTAGACAGCATTCGAATGCGGTAGCTGCTGCAAAGCGTGCTGGTGTTAAATTTATCGTATACACTAGCATAGCGAATGCGTTGGAAAGTAAAAACTTCCTAGCACCAACTCATAAGGCAACAGAAGAAGCCATTATTCAAACAGGAATTCCATATTCTTTCTTACGTAACAATTGGTATTTAGAGAACGAAACCTCAAGCATACAAGGTGTACTCGCAGGCGCTCCATGGGTGACTTCAGCAGGAGAGGGAAGAGTAGGCTGGGCATTACAACAAGACTATGCAGAGGCAGCAGCAATTGTCCTATCTGGTGAAGGTCACGAAAACACAGTTTACGAATTATCAGGTAAGCTATTAACACAAGAAGAAATTGCGGCAGCTCTGGGGACGGTACTGGGTAAGGAAGTACCTGTACAACAAGTGGATGATGCTACTTATGCGGATATCATGAAAGGTGCTGGGGTACCAGATTTCCTTATCCCTTTTGTAGTGAACATCCAAAAAGATATTCGCGAAGGAACACTAGAAATTGAGAGCAATGATTTTGAAAAACTTCTTGGACGTCCTGCTACTTCGATTATTGAGGGATTAGGTCAAATAGTTAAGAGCATCTCTTAG
- the hxlB gene encoding 6-phospho-3-hexuloisomerase — MNITQYLREIVQELNSSVELLPELEAEKLLDAILKSKKILVAGAGRSGLMGKSFAMRMMHMGIDAYVVGETVTANLEPGDLLIIGSGSGETSTLIAIAEKAKKLGGVVALITTSSESTLGRIADLIVPLPGTPKDKTNSDYHSIQPMGSLFEQTMLLFYDSLILKVMEINGLDSNKMYGKHANLE, encoded by the coding sequence ATGAATATTACGCAATATTTAAGGGAAATAGTTCAGGAATTAAATAGTTCCGTTGAATTACTGCCTGAACTGGAAGCTGAAAAGTTATTAGATGCCATTTTGAAATCGAAAAAAATCCTTGTAGCTGGCGCAGGAAGATCTGGCTTAATGGGAAAATCATTTGCAATGCGAATGATGCATATGGGAATTGATGCTTATGTCGTTGGAGAGACGGTAACAGCGAATTTAGAACCAGGTGATTTACTGATTATCGGTTCAGGCTCAGGAGAAACAAGTACGTTAATTGCCATTGCAGAAAAAGCGAAAAAGCTAGGTGGAGTAGTTGCGTTAATAACAACCTCCTCCGAATCTACTCTTGGAAGAATTGCAGATTTGATCGTTCCTCTTCCCGGTACACCGAAAGACAAAACAAATAGTGATTACCATTCCATCCAACCGATGGGTTCTCTATTTGAACAGACCATGCTGTTATTCTACGATTCTTTAATATTAAAGGTTATGGAAATTAACGGATTAGACTCTAATAAGATGTACGGAAAGCATGCTAATTTAGAATAA
- a CDS encoding Gfo/Idh/MocA family oxidoreductase has product MLTIAYIGNGKSTNRYHLPFSLKNENIRVKTIYSRRDNSVWDKIPEVNYVHDLNKIWLDEEIQLVVICTPVEHYEYAKLALENGKHVLVEKPFTQTSDQAKELFAYAKEKNLFIQCYQNRRFDSDFLTVQKVINSGVLGDILEVEMHYDYFRPEVPKSLKFSRENSYLYGHGCHTIDQVLSYFGNPNHITYDVRQLLGKGHFNDYFDLDFFYDSTKVSVKSSYFRLKERPSFIVYGKKGVFVKQTKDRQEEHLKLFYMPTNKDFGIDLPEHYGVLTYVDDDGNYHEEKVISEVGDYGRIYTGVYESIINGKEKIVKDEETIRQMEILEEGINLINE; this is encoded by the coding sequence ATGTTAACGATTGCTTATATTGGAAATGGAAAAAGTACGAACCGCTATCACCTACCTTTTTCATTAAAAAACGAAAACATTCGCGTGAAAACTATTTACTCTCGACGAGATAACAGCGTTTGGGATAAAATACCAGAAGTAAATTATGTTCATGATTTAAATAAAATCTGGCTCGACGAAGAAATTCAATTAGTCGTCATTTGTACCCCAGTAGAACATTATGAATATGCTAAATTGGCACTTGAAAACGGTAAACATGTATTAGTCGAAAAGCCATTCACACAGACTTCTGACCAAGCAAAAGAGTTATTTGCCTATGCAAAAGAAAAGAATCTATTTATTCAATGCTATCAAAATCGCCGGTTTGATTCAGATTTCCTAACCGTACAAAAGGTAATTAATAGTGGTGTATTAGGAGATATTTTAGAAGTGGAAATGCACTATGATTATTTCAGACCTGAAGTACCAAAGTCTTTAAAGTTTTCTAGAGAAAACAGCTATCTGTATGGACATGGATGCCATACAATCGATCAAGTACTCTCTTATTTTGGTAATCCAAATCATATTACTTATGATGTGAGACAACTTCTTGGAAAAGGACATTTTAATGACTATTTTGATTTGGATTTCTTTTATGACTCCACAAAGGTTTCTGTTAAATCTAGTTATTTCCGTCTGAAAGAACGTCCTAGCTTTATCGTATATGGTAAAAAAGGTGTGTTTGTGAAACAAACAAAAGATAGACAAGAAGAACACTTGAAACTATTTTATATGCCAACCAATAAGGATTTCGGGATTGATTTACCAGAACACTATGGCGTTCTAACCTATGTGGATGATGATGGAAACTACCATGAAGAAAAAGTCATTTCTGAAGTTGGTGACTACGGGCGAATTTACACTGGAGTATATGAATCGATCATTAATGGAAAAGAGAAAATTGTTAAGGATGAGGAAACCATACGGCAAATGGAAATTTTAGAAGAAGGAATAAACCTTATCAACGAATAA